The genomic segment CTTCCTTGTGAAGGCTCTGTCACGTTtattatgataatgatgacgatgccTGTGTTGGCGCATGCCTACATACTCACAACCTCAGGAGCTCCAAGGAAACACTGCTCTGCCCGTGAGAGTTTGCTTGCGAATACGACCTTCATAAAACGGATCTGAGGGGAGCTCCAATACGCCTCTCACCCGTTCCCCCcgtctccccccctccccataaCACCCCGCTTCCCATTCAGGCTGCAGACCAGGCCTGTTCTTTCCTAATACAGACTTTTCATTTAATCTCGCTCAATATGCTTCATACCACAGTTATCTTTCAGCCCTCCAAGGATCACTACTACCAGCGTTCTCTATGGTAGTGGTGCCGTAGGCCAAACTTGCGAAATCGGTCTACTGGCACTGAGAAACAACTCGCAGTACATGCCACAGCTGTCTATCTTACGACTTCACACGCAGGTAACCGCATAAGAACAGTTCAAAAAATTGTTTTACGAATTTGCACGTCAGTTTCCCGTCATATAGGGGAAAAAATATATTCTGATTAAGCACGCCGCCTTTGCCACTCAATGTTTCCCGCGAGCTGCTCCAGGAAAAAGCAGAAGAAGCTTATGTCGCGAAGGGTTCGCGCACCGCAGTGCCTTATGATATTTTGCTTGGTGCTCCCTTTAACGGGAATAACATATGTGCGATTAAACATCGCCCGCAGGCTTCCCTGCTACCATGCCTTCCGTCGTGGCACCTACGCAGAACACCTGGAGCCGATGGTCCAACGCAACTAGCCGACCTCAAGACACGCCCTCCAGCAGCGAAGAGCCCCTCCAGTACCACTGCCACGCGCCTTACGGTCATGGCAGATATCAGCGGCGCACTCTGTTTTTCTGCATCGCTGCAGTGGTGTCCTTGGAGTGCCACTCTAACGCTTTCGTCCTCATCACGGGCCCCGTGGACCACTGGTGCAAGCCCCCGGCCGCGTTCCTCAATCTTTCAGTCCAGGAATGGAAGAGCATCGGCATACCTGCCGACGCGGAGGGCCGCTACAGCCACTGCTTCTTCTACTCTCTCGCAGGCGCCACGGCCAATGACACGACCGTCAAAGAAATCCCCTGTGCAGCCTGGGACTACGACCAGGATAGAGCCGCGACTACGGCGCGTAGCTTCTGGAACATTGTGTGCCACCGGCGCTGGCTCCTGGTCCTGGGCAACACCGTCTACATGTGCGGAGCTCTGGTCGTGGTTCCCGTGGCCGGATGCGTTGCGGACGCCGTCGGCCGCCAGCCCGTCATCAAGGCGGCCGTTCTCACATTGGTCGCCACGACGGTGTTGAGCTGCTGCACCAACTCCTACCCTGCGTATCTGGCCACGTGCTTCGGCAACTCCGCCTGCGTCAGCAGTGTCTTCGTGCTCACTCTCATACTGTTGTTCGAGGTGACGCCGCTCAGCTATCGAGCCCTGTACATTAGCGTGACGGCCTTCGTTGGCGTCGCCGCGACGGACATGTTATTCCTCGTGCTGACAGCGCTCCGCCTGCCGTGGTCCGTGGCCCGCGCAGTTGCTCTGTCGCCCACATTCGCGCTGCTCCCCGGTCTCTACTTCATATTTGAGTCGCCGGTGTGGCTTCTCACCCACTCGCGTGTGCAGAGTGCCGAGGCCGTCATGATGCGAGCCGCGGTTATCAACGGCGTCGAACCACAGAGGGCACTAGACTCCGTGCACCGGCTGCTCGCCCAGCTTGGCAATGGCCAGCAGAGCGACGCGCGGATATCGCTGGTCAGCCTCGTCACTCCCGGCACCGTGCGCACCAGGGCGGCCATAGTGTGCTGCATCGACTTCTCCATCATGCTCGCCTTCTACGTCACCTCGTGGGTGAGAATTCACCACGAATCACCCGGGATGAAGGTGGCCTTCGTATGCCTGTCGCTGCCCAGCTACGCGGTAATGTACCTCGCCATGACCACGTTTGGACGAAAGCAGTTCCTCATGGTCCTGCTGCCGGTCTTGGGCTGCATCTGCACCGCGCGAGGCGTGGCTGTTGACGCAGGTGCCCCTCTACTCTCCGACGTCCTATTGATCATCGCGAGGGACTGCGCCATCGTGGCCATTCAAGCCACCTACCTTTTCATTGCCGAAATATCCCCGACGGCCGTCCGCTGCGTGGTAATGTGCGTCGCGTACGCGTTTGGCCGCGTGGGCGCCATGGTGGCTTCCGGGCTGGAGCTCTTGCGACACTCTGGACGCGAAGATCTGACCTTCGCCATTCTTGGCTTCTTGATGTTCGCTAGCTTCATCATCGTCCTATGGCTGCCGGAGTCGAGCTATGGCAGGTACACGACGCGTGGTGTTCAGCCGAAGGACGAAACGACTTTCCCGGTGCAGCAGCCTCAAGCTGTGACGGAATCCAAGGCTGCGTTGCCGGAAGTCGAGAAAAGCTGCCCGAGTCCCTCGCAAGTGCATAGAAATGGCGGTGGCAGCCATGATGCGACTGGCAAGTCGTTTGCGATTGACACGAAGACCAGAACGCGCCGGGGTGTCTCCCGCTCGCGCAAGAAACAAAGCCCCAGTAAAAAAATACGTGCTGGGACGATGAGTGACGTGGCATCCAAACGCGCGCCACACTAACAATGACAATAGGAAAATTTCTGCCCATTGCTGTCAACGTTGATGGCCTCTTCTGTTATTAGTAAATGTGCCCAATATTTTTCGGGGGTCTTGCTTACGGACTGGCTCCTAACGTGCCACAAATATAGCTTTACTAAATCCGTCGTTGCTCGTTGCATGGAAGGTCTCTTTGAAATGCGTGAGGGCTTGTCGTAACGAAGTCTTCACTTTGAATCAACTGGCGCATAATTTAAAAGGGCCCGTTAGATGATCTCTAACTTTCTGTACCAGAAGTGCAAACTGCATTTGGCGGCAAGAAATGGCGATGAAATTCGATTAAAATAAAGCTGCTGTTTGAAAACGTTATTAGTAAATAAGTCACTAGCATAGTGTAAGCAGTGGACAACCGTTACTTATTGATTTTCATAACCAATACTCGTTCGCATGACTGCAGATATTGTCAAAAAAGCATGCCTTGTccttactacttcaagcatgaaccaactagcccaacaaatgTTTTACTTCAGCCAGTTTAAACTGTCCAAATCGTGAAGGTACGCTGCTAAATCCAGCCATCGATTTAAGTCACTGTCCATCTTATGAAGTTCAACTTTATAAATCTCACCTGTGTGAGCTGTTTCGTAGCGATGACCATGATACGCGCCATTCATGCAGTGTCGAGGTGCGTCGAGGTGCGTATCGAGATGCGCATTGCGATGAACGTCAAGCACGACGCAGCTGATGAACGTCAAGCACGACGCAGCTGACTACGCAGTTAGCTGCGTCGTGCTTGACGTTCATCGCAATGCGTTGTCTCAGGGTCACGAGCATAGACGCACGAGTTACTTAACCCACGGCCTTTTAACACAGACTATAACACAGAAACAATCAAAGAACATGTTTTCATGTTTTGGAGCTGGTACCTGCCCATTCGCCATTAGGCACTGTGAACTGTTATGAGCGTGCTAGACGCTTCCATTTTTCGCCCTCATATCGCCGACACCGGTTGCTAGACAGGCGATGAAAATGATAGACTATGCCAAACGGCAGTGGCTCACTTTTCATCACTCGTCTGAGTGTTGTGCACTGCGCTTTGACGAGATCAAGCTCACAATTGTCCGTGCTTCGGATATTGATCGCGAACGTGTGCAGTCATACGAAGAGCATGCACACTTGCACATTTTCACTACTCGGACAGTCTTGCCTCGTGATAAGCGATCAAAAGTGCCACGGCAAATGTATACAGCATCTCTCCAGTTTTGCTTCCGCCATACGTTAGGCTGTGTGTTCTGGCGCTGCTGTCAACTCTGAAAAGCTTCAGAGCAAAGCACATATTGACAAATGGCCGCTGGCCTCCCACGGTAAGTTTGTGGGGTGTCTTGGGACAAATGAACGACACCAGAGTAGTGGAAACAATCGCAAGGTCATTTACTGCGCCTTTTGTACACTAATCTAGCCAGCCTAATTATTACCCATAGAAAACACCAGTGGTCGCGCGACAAATCCAGAATGTCCAACTCatcgcgaccggatagcgagcaaaCATTTGTGCCTCCATGCTGGACACTAACGCCTAATCGTTTTCGTGTACgttcacgcgaacggtggcgcgttcgaacgatcgtgttcgttcATTCCAGTGTCCTGCGCCTAAGCCTTTCGCAGGACGGTGGCGCGAACGGTGGGCGAGCGCGCGAGACGCCCGAGCCGCTCACCGACGCCAAGCCAGACCTGCGACGCCAAGCCTGCTCCCTTTCGCGCCCCAGTAACCCCTCCGTCAGGTggcgttagcagtgcaacactcgcgccatctctcgtaatatgctgcaaccacaccgaccgccgccgGGGCTTAGCTACGCGAAGAAGCCGGCATACAGGAACGAGAGCCATGCGGGGAAATCAACGCCcagggacgcgtgagagtcgagGATCCGAGCGTCCCCAAAAGTTTCCCGCGTAGATAGTGCAGCAGTCGCGTGCTAGCTGCGCTGCAGGGTGCCTATAGCAGCGTTTCTTGGACGACAGCGTGGATAATACCAGTAAGCCTTGTTCTGGCACGAATCAAGTGCAAGATACATTGATGGCGCTTAGTCTAAATGCGTTCGTTCGTTAACGGTTGACATCGTACAGTGGGACTGATCTTTCTACACAGAGAGCGTTAAGGGAGTAGATAaagctcgttcgttcgttcatgtaATTGAATAGAGGGATCTTAGAGGATGCCACTGAATTCTGGCtgatcaaagtgaaggcaaaatCATGATCTGGTCGAGATATGCCGTATTAAGGGACTCTAGAATAATTTTTCCCGGATGAGGTCCTTTTACATGCGCCCAATGCGCGGTAGATGGTCGTTTTTGCAAACCACCTCCACCGGAAGAAGGCTTCCGTAGCGGACACCGAGCACGTTACTTCTCACAGCGAAGTGAACACATTTCTTAGGATTTTATTGGCGCGTGTGTTGATATTTGTTTACTGACGCTGAATTATAACCGTATAGACGTCGAACCAAGGACGTAAAACAAGTCGTCTGCTCTCCTAAGGAGATGCGGTGTTCTTTTTAGAAGCTGCTTTTGGCTGAAAGCTAGTTGCTAGTCCCGACAACCTTGGGCGACAGCTTTTGAAACTGTCCCTCGTTGAAGCCGTGGCCAGGCAGCCGCTTTCTGAAGCACAAAATCCCAAAGCCGACCGAAGAAGTGCCCGGGCGCCGGTTATTTGTTGTCGTCGATCACTTTGCGGATTTCATTGATGCGGTTGTTGGTACCGTTGCACGATTGAGGCGCCATTCCGTGTGTGACGTTGTAAACGCTCCATCCTATGACGTACTGGCTGGTTTTCGCGTAGCCCAAGCGGTGGTAGGCGGCGACCATCTGCAAAGAGTGAAGTGCGCGCACCAGTCGGGACCCCTGTTTGTCCGAACGACTGATGTCGTAGGGTCGCTTGCTTGAAGAAACAATGCCCTCAAGAATCGAGTTTTCGCCCAGCGATAGCCTTTACATGACACGAGGAAGCTATTAAACTTTGTTAACTACGCATGCCACAGTATTCAAATCGAAACAAAGCCCGATCGGAATCAGAATGTGCACTGTATTCAGCTAACGCTGTgtctaaaaaaacaaaaacatttagATTACACAGATGACGCGGAAAGGACAGTGCAAGAAAGTCTGCATTTGGAATTTAATAAGGAAGCGGTTCGCAGCCAAACATGGAAATTGAATGCTTTACGATACTACAAGACGGtgtatgccaaaaaaaaaagatcattctTCCCATCCCCCGCGACTCATGCTTCACGCGCATTTGTAAACATGAACAAATTATAGCAACAGGAAAATTTACGGGGTGTTATTGTTTTAAGCGTTAACAtaagcttctttttttaaatccttggtgGCGTGTAGCACAATTCTAATGGTTGAGCTGGTTTACTCTCAGAGGTGGGCGTtttttgcacgagaaatcaaaataaatatttaaataataataaacgttCGCTAATCAACTTATAAACAAATTATTCTATAGCACACATTGCAAGTCACAAATTTTAGCCGCTGACTTCGAAAACCATATTAAGCTTGGgccgaattctgaggatgacagcATTTGTGAGAGTTTCATTCCCAAGGGTTGCTGCAAAGTGCCTGAAAGAGGACCTTTGTCTTTTAAGTGATGTTGAATACACAGCGACGTTTCAGTCACCGTCGACGGTGCAATGGTGCCCGCGTCCAGCTGCTTAAGCACAGCGAAGACGCGCCGCGAATGCCTGCTTACCTTGTGTCGCACCGTCTCTGGCGTTTCGAAGGACACCACGCTGTGGTGGCTGCCGTGCTTCGGGGCAAACATACAGTCACCTCCACCGAAATACACTGCAGATGTGCCTCTCGAGTCGTGCTGGAAGAAGTCTTTGCATTCCTGAAACACAGAATGCCGCTACAGATGCTATTCAGGGCCAGAGTCCTTTACCAACACAGTAAGCGTTCAACCTACGCAATATTAGTTCCCCAAAAAATAAAAGGTCACAGGCTCAGTCTTatgcaatttttatgtttatgctCTGCATCCCTCATAAGCTGTGACGAAATAAAAGCAGCGAATGAGGCACTGCAAAAGTGTGCGAACAATCTAAATCATTATTGGGTAAGCTTGTACTCTCGAGGAGAGTAGCAGCACTGAAATACAGTGGTAGCGGAAAGCATGGTCAATGGTCGTCGAATCTGGACCCGTATCCACACAAAAAGAACATCTCTTACGCtacaattgttcgtaagagaaaactTCAGCTAATCCTTATACCGgacatattagcgaaggtggtcaggcaatggcaaagagcacttgcaGGCAATAACATTTGTCAAACGGGGACATAGCTTCGGGGGTCCAGTCAAGCCGCCATTTTTACGTGCATCACATTCCTGAACAACTTCTCGGGCTCGCCTACATTCGGAAATGTACAAAAGCATTCGCATCGCGCGCGGTATATTGATGAGACGATTGACACTGTCGCGCTGATTGCGCTTGAGGATCCGCGACAACGTTCAAGGATTTTGCTCTCGCGTAGGCGCGTGTTGCACCGAGCCACAATCGACGACAGTGGCAATtcggtgaaaagcggtcagcgTGAAAAAAAGCAAAACGCGTACGTGTGCTAATATTTTAAGGACACTTCTATAGCGAAGTCGAATCCTCTTTTGGTTGAGTTAACTGTTTTGGTACCAAATGGGGACGCGCAGGGCTGGTATTACGCCGCGGAATCATGAACGTTTCTCGAACGAAAGCCCGCCGGTGTCTTTAAACCGATCGCTACAGGCAAGAGAGCAGAGATGTTGCAATGAAACTTTGCTGCAATCGAGTAGACCTCGCGCTCATCTGATGCAAGCCGCAGGAAGAGGTGTCGCCAAGTTGTTAGGCCCGTAGTGATAAAATTCTTAATGGGCTGCCACAAAGAAAACGCGTTCGGCTGCTTTAGGGAGTTGAAGTGTTTAACAGCCTTTATGCACACTTCTGCTTGTGTCAGTGACCTAGATGAAGACTACGGCATCCGCGAAAGAGTGCGTCTCATACCTTAGGAGGCATTCCAGTGGTCTTTCGTGTCTAACGTATCGTATCTAACTAACGTATCTGCTGATATTGACAGCGCAGATGCACTAAAAGTGTTGGAAATGTTCCTCTTTGCGTTTTTTGCAGCAAATCTAGCCAACCCATGCTTATTTCCAGCCTTCTGAGTCTTATAGCGTTCTGGCATTCGGATAGTATTTTCAATTCTACTCAGGTTTTAATGTCACCTTCGTTGAAGCGCAATGCACGGATACTCATCGAGTCACTCCACCGCCGTATCTGTGATCTTAGCGATGAAATTTGGAAGCTTATGAAACGAAACTAGCAAGGACGCAAAAGAGGAAGGCTTCCGGCTGCCAAAGGTCTGAACTTTGCGTAGACCTCGAAAACGTTTCTTGTTTACTACTTGCACTTACCTTGTCGTAATAGCCAGTCGAGTGATTGGAGGAGGGGACGAGCCCGATGTCACCAGTGCCTATGTCAGACATTCGCACGTGAGCGAATGTGTCAATACGTAGACTTAGCGTCAAGGTGAAGTTTACCTTCGGCGCCGAGACGCTGGCTATCAGATCTACGGCGTCCATCTGAGACGAAATAAGAGAAAAAATTATAACCACTGTTCCATCCTGCAGACTCTTATTGCGTATACACTACAGCTGCAACACTCAAgctaaataaaaatgaaacagaTCTTCAGTCGTTTGAGGCAGGCTCTGCCGACACTGCCTCAACACGTCATCGGCATGAAGTTCTTCACATTACGACAATAAAGGGCTTTAGCTTTGCCTGATACGTGACACATTGGACATACTATGCATTTGTGTCTCATACCGCTCCCTACAGCGGCAAATTAGTATGAGTGTGTAGGAACATGGCAGCGGCAGGCTATGCCTGCATCACCCGCTTCGATTCCAATGCGCCCTTGCTGCTTGTTTTTTGttgtaaaagcaaaaaaaaaaggaaggtcaAATCGACCATTCCTTTGTCCTATATCAATCTGAGGACGACGGATTAGAGATGTTTTGTACTTAATATTGAAATTAACTGTTTGTATCGACGCTGCTATGCCCAGCGAGACGGCACCGAGCGTAGAAACTTTTGTCATTACCACGTGGACAGACGCCGCCAAAGCATTAGTGTTGATAATGCGTTGGCGATGCAGAATGCTCTAAAGGCCTAACCCTTCGCTACATCAGTAACTTGATTCTACGCTCTACACACTATGCGACAGCAGTAGGCTAAACGGTTGATCTATTTACATGCCTACTACAGCGATTTCGCGGAGGACTAAGCCTATCAGGTATATCACAATGACCATTTCCTGTTTCTCGTTAACTTTTCCGCCAATCTACTTTAGGCGATAGACCAAAATACACCATTTGAAGGTTGAATGCAACCGCTTGGAGGCACACTTGATCGATCTCTGCATGTTCCCGACGCGTCTAGTTCATTTAGGAAGGAGTTTCGTCTAGATCTTAATCAAGGGGAAATGTCAACCTATTGTAACTAGGCCGTTTTCTCGAAGCCGTAGAATATGTTTTGCTTATTTATGATAGGACGCTGAAAAACGTATAGGACAGGACACGCGCACTTGTTTGGCGACGTCTGTGTCCTGCATTGTTTATCTGTGCCATGCGTACACCTTCAACATTCACCAATAATACTACCActaaacgttaaaaaaataacTCGCGGCAGCTGCCTTGACCCAGTACCTCGAGAAAAGCGTCGTGTATCTTTTCCTGAGCGCTATGTGTGCCACGCTCACGGTATCGCCCTTTTCCTACAAGTGCCAGGACAGCAAGCATGGTTACATTGCACGAACTGGGAACTTCTTTATTATATTAGAATTATTATTACGATGACTATTATTACAATACCCAATACCAGCATCAAATTCAATAAGCTAACGAGTATCTCGGGGCCTCGACATAAACATTGAGCTTGTCTGGTTGAGCAGTAGTATGACTAAAACCACAACAAGTCTCCATAGCTGTACATTAAGATGCAGCTGCTTCTCAACAAATTCAACTCAACAGGCAGTTCTTCATTACTGCCCGCATCAACGTACCCAAGACGGTGTAGAAAACTGGCAAAGCTACAAAAAAAGAGGAAAACTGGGCTAATTGGAGTTCAGACCATCTCAGACACAACGCTTGGGAGAAATAAAAAACACCCTATAGAAGAACACGGAAAACACGAGAAAACATGAATAGTGCTAGTCTTTTTTCCATGATACTGTGTCTCTATTGTCCTCTCGTCTTTTCTGGGTCCTTCATCTAAGCGCCGTAAATGTCTCAGGTGCCAAAGCCAGGAGTTCTGCAATCGTTTATTTGATCACGCTTGGCTACTTCCTGGCCTTACCAATACACGCTGCAAAGCCAGTTGGTACATAATTTTGGCTTAAGATTATCGCAAACAGGACACCGACCAGAAGGACAGGACAAGTGCAGACTTACAACTTCTGAGTAGATTCATGGCAGTTTGAAGTAAACTTCCCGTCCTGTCCCTGTCGtcgacgtctttttttttcctcgctatTCCTAACCTTACATTTCTTTCTCTAGGTTTTGTTATGCGGGCTATAGGCTGTGTACACCACAAGGAACGTTGCGCAGTGACCCACCATTTTGATTTCGTTCGACATCGGCCAGCAGGCGTCGCCCCAGGCCGACGACGGTAAGACGTACTTCGTTTGTTGCTCCGTCACTGTGACGATGAAAACAAGGCTGATGGTGAGGATGCTGCGAGCGAACAAACGATTGACGATTCAAGTTAGTGACACAAAAACACTAGTTGACGTGGTCTATAGAAAAGTCGCACTTTTGACACCGCTTCATTGAGTACGTTTCTCAACCAGACAGGACATTTCGTGGCAATAAAAAATAGACGAACAAAGCACTGCGCATAAAACAAAGGACACTTGTGACAGTTACAGAGTTCTTTTGTGGAACGGTGAAAAGCCCCTGCAATGTACCAAGTTCGCGCTTACTACATCTGATCCTTCATCAAGTTTGTGCAGTGCGCTCAAACGTAGACAGTAGTGTGAAGCATAAGGACGACACTGTGTATGATGGCAGCGTCGTACTACGAAGCTGCTGTATTTGTATGGCTGCTGGACGGCCATGACCATGGGTCTGTTGCTAGCGTAAAAACAAAAAGTGGTTGAGAACAAGGTCACTCGTTCGATTATCGACTACGGCGCTcgtatttcaaaaaaaaaagggggggggggtagaattTTATGAAGAAACAGTGGTTATATAGAGGTAAATGTGAGATAAATGCGTTACCCTTACGTCGCACCCGCTTGAGGTCCCGGTTCCGTACTTTAAATTACGTCACGACATTGTAAAGTTTGTTCAGAAGCTTACTCGACAcatgtcctgcctcttcgaggaatGCAACTCatggtggtccggagcagaccactGTAAGTTACAATATATAACTGGATTTTTGAATGGGTCAAACGTATTTAGAAAGATGAGAAGCAGAACTTCGCGTTTAGCTTTAATTTATTTACCCAGCAGTTGCGGTCGGTGAAGCgaccttcatatatatatatatatatatatatatatatgtaacttATTTCCGTTTTGGCATTCCTAATGCTAACACATGAAATGCGCTTCGGCACCAAGCCTTGGGTGGCAGATTAAAGAACCTCACGTGATCTGCAACTATCGTAGATCGTATCTCGCACCATGTTTGTTAAATCCTGCTTCTTTTCGTTCAACAGCTAGCTGACGTTAGCTGGAACACTTACATGCTCCCAAAGCGAGGGACAAGGCTGCCGCTATCATATCCTGCCGCTAGCACATTCGAATAGTCGTTCTGATCGCAAGGTAAATGTGTACGTGGTAgcgaagctctcgtgaaagcccACGAGTGCAGAAAATGGCGGTTCACCAGCGGTTTCTGGTGCTTAGCGGCATCTAGGTGATGAGAGGATACTTCCcacggaaaaaaaattaaagcaggaGTGACGCCATATGCTGTAAAAAAAATGGGGGGCGTAATTTTTGTCATTAACGCGAAAAAACTActgtttatctttctttctttttttgcaggctTGCgatggtgagggaacaaacgcgagtcaatgacattttaattgaaatcaagaaaaagaagtggacatgggcaggacatgtaatgaggagggaagatagccgatggtcattaagggttacggactggattccaagggaagggaagcgtagcagggggcggcagaaagttaggtgggcggatgagattaagaaggtggcagggacgacatggccacaattagtacacgaccgggctAGTcggagtagtatgggagaggcctttgcccagcagtgggcgtaaccatgctgctgctgctgattatgatgatgatgatgatttaaaaaattaaattatggggttttacgtgccaaaacaactttgattatgaggcacgccgtagtgggggactccggaaatttgcgccactcggggttctttaacgtgcccctaaatctaagtacacgggtggttttcgcatttcgcccccatcgaaatgcggccgtcgcggccgggattcgatcccgcttcctcgtgcttagcagccggaCACCATGTGAGAGAATGTTCTAGCAGATCCCGAAGCTGCAATTTATCGTTAGTGGAGGCGAATATTTGTGCTCACGGGCCCAGATTCTCGGGCACCACGCTTCCGGCGCGACCGGACGTTCTTGCACGCTGCAATCTATAACAATCCTGTAGAAGCTGTGCGGAATACGGCCGACGCCGTAACACAGCTCGAACATGCGCCGCCGTCTTACCGGTTGATGGCGCTCAGAAGGCCCTCGTAGACGCCCCGTCGTATTGTGAGACTGGACGGCTTGAAGGCTATGAAGTTACAGACCTCGCTGGGACGTACGCCCTCGTTTCTCAGAGCGTTGCTCAACACCTGCGAAACAGTAGATCAAAGCACGAGTGCTTTAACCCCTCGGTGAACGAAACCACTCCCGTGAGACGTGCAGCGGCAAATGGGTGAAAGAGAAATCCGTCTTCTATGTCGCATTCTTGAGCTCGCGTGTCATTTTCGCGTTACTGCACGCGTGTGCGAAACGGTTAAAGGACGAAACAAATTCCAGTAGGCTGTGTTAGGAGCACAGCCGTGGTGGGGTACGTGAATCGTCTTGTGCATGATGCAGAGGCTCTATGGGCACGAGGGCGCAGGAATGACGTGGGCAAAATACACAAGTTACATTTATTCGCGCATTATAAAGTTTGCCTGCCTAACTTACGTTGCAGCTagagggaaggaggggggggggtttacGGCCTAATTTTACAATAGTACTTGCTCCCTATTCGTAGTGGGTCCGTCTGTCTTCAAGAGGGCCTTTGGGCACTACAGGATAAACAAATGACCCCACCCTGCTGGTGTCGCTCGAGTCTGCCCTGCGCCACTGGAGCCCGCCGCCCTTGTGGATAGTTGGGGCTCAAGCGCTTCGTTTCGGCTTCTGCGCTGCACTTCCTATGGAGAAGGACCACTCCCGCCTTATCAGAGCGGTTGGATGTCCCTCTGTATTACTGCCCGAGCCTGCTAAGTCACGTCATTTCTGAACCATACTTTTTCAACGTAGAGTGCCGTAGCCGAGCAAGCTTCaaatttctgaagaaaaaaaaaatgtgcccttGTATGTCTTATGACTCCCGACGAGCACAAGTTTGGGTTAGATTATACCTACTATGGCTGAGTCAGCGCTTTCAAATGCGACCACTCCTGTtcggatcgacaaacgtactgccgatcTGTGCCTCTGTGAACGGCGAGCGAAAGGCCAAGTTTCTCTACGATTGCGTCATGCTTGAAGGCGCgacagtggcgccatctgtgcaTGCAAGGCTGGCATGACCCAGCAATGgcctttttttccctctccaCAGCTATACTAAATTGAGGCGCGTAGATAGAACGGTTGCAAAAAAATATAAGCGATCATACAAGTAAAACTTTGTTAATACGTTCCCGTTTAATAAGTAATTCCGGTTTAAATATAGTCGCTACACGTTCTCCGCCCTGCCGCCC from the Dermacentor variabilis isolate Ectoservices chromosome 9, ASM5094787v1, whole genome shotgun sequence genome contains:
- the LOC142558116 gene encoding uncharacterized protein LOC142558116, with amino-acid sequence MSNEIKMMDAVDLIASVSAPKVNFTLTLSLRIDTFAHVRMSDIGTGDIGLVPSSNHSTGYYDKECKDFFQHDSRGTSAVYFGGGDCMFAPKHGSHHSVVSFETPETVRHKMVAAYHRLGYAKTSQYVIGWSVYNVTHGMAPQSCNGTNNRINEIRKVIDDNK
- the LOC142558482 gene encoding solute carrier family 22 member 7-like, whose amino-acid sequence is MPSVVAPTQNTWSRWSNATSRPQDTPSSSEEPLQYHCHAPYGHGRYQRRTLFFCIAAVVSLECHSNAFVLITGPVDHWCKPPAAFLNLSVQEWKSIGIPADAEGRYSHCFFYSLAGATANDTTVKEIPCAAWDYDQDRAATTARSFWNIVCHRRWLLVLGNTVYMCGALVVVPVAGCVADAVGRQPVIKAAVLTLVATTVLSCCTNSYPAYLATCFGNSACVSSVFVLTLILLFEVTPLSYRALYISVTAFVGVAATDMLFLVLTALRLPWSVARAVALSPTFALLPGLYFIFESPVWLLTHSRVQSAEAVMMRAAVINGVEPQRALDSVHRLLAQLGNGQQSDARISLVSLVTPGTVRTRAAIVCCIDFSIMLAFYVTSWVRIHHESPGMKVAFVCLSLPSYAVMYLAMTTFGRKQFLMVLLPVLGCICTARGVAVDAGAPLLSDVLLIIARDCAIVAIQATYLFIAEISPTAVRCVVMCVAYAFGRVGAMVASGLELLRHSGREDLTFAILGFLMFASFIIVLWLPESSYGRYTTRGVQPKDETTFPVQQPQAVTESKAALPEVEKSCPSPSQVHRNGGGSHDATAMTMIRAIHAVSRCVEVRIEMRIAMNVKHDAADERQARRS